A single window of Mugil cephalus isolate CIBA_MC_2020 chromosome 1, CIBA_Mcephalus_1.1, whole genome shotgun sequence DNA harbors:
- the gba3 gene encoding cytosolic beta-glucosidase isoform X2 translates to MFPRDFAWGAGTAAYQIEGGWQADGKGPSIWDTFSHEKGRVFGDQNGDVACNSYELWEKDLECIQQLGLTHYRLSVSWARLLPDGTTRHVNQKGVQYYSKVIDDLLACNVSPMVTLYHFDLPQALQNEGGWTSPGIAAHFDNYAKFCFQAFGDRVKLWITINEPQVCAKLGHEDGIHAPGLKEKGTAAYLAGHNMLRAHAMAWSSYDSVYRPKQKGAVSLAINSDWFEPLHPGSGEDMKAAERDLAFTMGWFAWPVFVTGDYPEIMRSAVDAQSEKLKYSGPPRLPTFSEDEPAILGTADFFALNYYTSRKVESGGGRGEGLCMKSDRDAEEVLDPSWPVCGVSWLAVVPHGLRKLLKYIKDTFNNPAVYVTENGFSQVGPPQIEDVQRCEFYKDTILEVAIEEDGVDVRGYFAWSLMDNFEWADGFSVRFGLFHVDFSDAKLTRTVYRSGREYAKIISRYKSAPCKGEQLAIRD, encoded by the exons ATGTTTCCACGTGACTTTGCTTGGGGAGCGGGAACAGCCGCTTATCAAATAGAAG GTGGCTGGCAGGCGGACGGCAAGGGCCCGAGTATCTGGGACACATTTAGCCACGAGAAAGGCAGAGTGTTCGGGGACCAGAACGGAGACGTGGCCTGTAACAGCTACGAGCTGTGGGAGAAAGACCTGGAGTGTATCCAGCAGCTGGGACTGACGCACTATCGCCTGTCCGTCTCCTGGGCTCGCCTCCTGCCCGATGGGACCACACGGCACGTCAATCAGAAAG GTGTACAGTACTACAGCAAAGTTATTGACGATTTGCTGGCGTGTAATGTGTCACCTATGGTCACCCTTTACCACTTTGACCTGCCCCAAGCTCTGCAAAACGAAGGGGGTTGGACGTCCCCAGGTATAGCAGCCCACTTTGACAACTACGCCAAGTTTTGCTTCCAAGCATTTGGGGACCGCGTCAAACTTTGGATCACGATCAACGAACCGCAAGTGTGCGCCAAACTGGGGCATGAAGATGGCATCCATGCCCCggggttaaaagaaaaaggcacCGCCGCCTACCTGGCGGGGCACAACATGCTGCGCGCCCACGCCATGGCCTGGAGCAGCTACGACTCCGTGTACAGGCCAAAGCAGAAGGGCGCAGTGTCTTTGGCCATCAACAGCGACTGGTTCGAGCCTTTACACCCCGGTTCCGGGGAGGATATGAAGGCCGCCGAACGTGACCTCGCATTCACAATGGGATGGTTTGCCTGGCCGGTGTTTGTTACCGGAGATTATCCGGAAATAATGAGATCTGCCGTAGACGCTCAGAGTGAAAAGCTAAAATACAGCGGTCCGCCGAGGCTGCCGACTTTCTCAGAGGACGAACCCGCCATTTTGGGAACGGctgatttctttgctttgaaCTACTATACGTCCCGCAAAGTCGAATCAGGAGGAGGCCGTGGAGAGGGGTTGTGTATGAAGAGTGACCGGGACGCGGAAGAAGTTTTGGATCCATCTTGGCCCGTTTGTGGCGTGTCCTGGCTGGCTGTGGTGCCCCACGGCTTAAGGAAACTCCTAAAGTACATTAAG GACACTTTCAACAACCCGGCAGTCTACGTTACGGAGAATGGCTTTTCTCAGGTGGGGCCGCCGCAGATTGAAGATGTCCAGCGTTGTGAGTTTTACAAGGACACCATCTTGGAAGTGG ccatAGAAGAAGATGGGGTGGACGTGCGTGGATACTTTGCGTGGTCGCTGATGGACAACTTCGAATGGGCCGACGGATTCAGCGTTCGTTTCGGACTGTTCCACGTGGACTTCTCTGACGCGAAGCTGACACGCACCGTGTACCGGTCTGGAAGGGAATACGCAAAGATAATCTCCCGATACAAATCTGCTCCATGCAAAGGAGAGCAGCTGGCTATACGTGActga
- the gba3 gene encoding cytosolic beta-glucosidase isoform X1 produces MFPRDFAWGAGTAAYQIEGGWQADGKGPSIWDTFSHEKGRVFGDQNGDVACNSYELWEKDLECIQQLGLTHYRLSVSWARLLPDGTTRHVNQKGVQYYSKVIDDLLACNVSPMVTLYHFDLPQALQNEGGWTSPGIAAHFDNYAKFCFQAFGDRVKLWITINEPQVCAKLGHEDGIHAPGLKEKGTAAYLAGHNMLRAHAMAWSSYDSVYRPKQKGAVSLAINSDWFEPLHPGSGEDMKAAERDLAFTMGWFAWPVFVTGDYPEIMRSAVDAQSEKLKYSGPPRLPTFSEDEPAILGTADFFALNYYTSRKVESGGGRGEGLCMKSDRDAEEVLDPSWPVCGVSWLAVVPHGLRKLLKYIKDTFNNPAVYVTENGFSQVGPPQIEDVQRCEFYKDTILEVGKAIEEDGVDVRGYFAWSLMDNFEWADGFSVRFGLFHVDFSDAKLTRTVYRSGREYAKIISRYKSAPCKGEQLAIRD; encoded by the exons ATGTTTCCACGTGACTTTGCTTGGGGAGCGGGAACAGCCGCTTATCAAATAGAAG GTGGCTGGCAGGCGGACGGCAAGGGCCCGAGTATCTGGGACACATTTAGCCACGAGAAAGGCAGAGTGTTCGGGGACCAGAACGGAGACGTGGCCTGTAACAGCTACGAGCTGTGGGAGAAAGACCTGGAGTGTATCCAGCAGCTGGGACTGACGCACTATCGCCTGTCCGTCTCCTGGGCTCGCCTCCTGCCCGATGGGACCACACGGCACGTCAATCAGAAAG GTGTACAGTACTACAGCAAAGTTATTGACGATTTGCTGGCGTGTAATGTGTCACCTATGGTCACCCTTTACCACTTTGACCTGCCCCAAGCTCTGCAAAACGAAGGGGGTTGGACGTCCCCAGGTATAGCAGCCCACTTTGACAACTACGCCAAGTTTTGCTTCCAAGCATTTGGGGACCGCGTCAAACTTTGGATCACGATCAACGAACCGCAAGTGTGCGCCAAACTGGGGCATGAAGATGGCATCCATGCCCCggggttaaaagaaaaaggcacCGCCGCCTACCTGGCGGGGCACAACATGCTGCGCGCCCACGCCATGGCCTGGAGCAGCTACGACTCCGTGTACAGGCCAAAGCAGAAGGGCGCAGTGTCTTTGGCCATCAACAGCGACTGGTTCGAGCCTTTACACCCCGGTTCCGGGGAGGATATGAAGGCCGCCGAACGTGACCTCGCATTCACAATGGGATGGTTTGCCTGGCCGGTGTTTGTTACCGGAGATTATCCGGAAATAATGAGATCTGCCGTAGACGCTCAGAGTGAAAAGCTAAAATACAGCGGTCCGCCGAGGCTGCCGACTTTCTCAGAGGACGAACCCGCCATTTTGGGAACGGctgatttctttgctttgaaCTACTATACGTCCCGCAAAGTCGAATCAGGAGGAGGCCGTGGAGAGGGGTTGTGTATGAAGAGTGACCGGGACGCGGAAGAAGTTTTGGATCCATCTTGGCCCGTTTGTGGCGTGTCCTGGCTGGCTGTGGTGCCCCACGGCTTAAGGAAACTCCTAAAGTACATTAAG GACACTTTCAACAACCCGGCAGTCTACGTTACGGAGAATGGCTTTTCTCAGGTGGGGCCGCCGCAGATTGAAGATGTCCAGCGTTGTGAGTTTTACAAGGACACCATCTTGGAAGTGGGTAAAG ccatAGAAGAAGATGGGGTGGACGTGCGTGGATACTTTGCGTGGTCGCTGATGGACAACTTCGAATGGGCCGACGGATTCAGCGTTCGTTTCGGACTGTTCCACGTGGACTTCTCTGACGCGAAGCTGACACGCACCGTGTACCGGTCTGGAAGGGAATACGCAAAGATAATCTCCCGATACAAATCTGCTCCATGCAAAGGAGAGCAGCTGGCTATACGTGActga